The Streptomyces sp. NBC_00335 DNA window GGGCAGATCGGGTACTTGTCCTTCAGCTGGCGGTTTTCGAAGCCGGTGCAGCTCCACGAGGCGTTGGCGTTGGCCGGGCCGTTGGTGAAGGCCTTGGCGTCGCCCGTGATGATCCTCAGGAAGCGGGGCATGGCGGTGACCCGGGAGACGGGGCTGCCCTTGAACTGGATGGTCACCTGCTTGGGCCGCAGGATCGTGCCCACGTTGGCGTCCTGGCCGCCGCCGGGGGCTCCCGCGTCCTGCTCGGCCTTGCCGTCGCGCAGCCTCAGCACCGGCCAGTAGTAGGTGGACAGGTCTCCGTTCGTGCAGGTGGTCGCGGAGGCGGCGAGGCTGTTGTTGGTGGAGAAGGCGTCCGTGGTCTTGTTGCCGACGTAGTCGTGCATGTGGTGGGCGCCGTTGCTCACCCCGGGGGCGACGATCACGTTGTCGGGGTTGAGGTGGCGCTCGTCGTTGCGGCCGCATTCCACGGAGAAGGAGCCCTTGGAGGCACCGGACTTGGGGTCCGGGCGCCGGACGTTCGGCTTCACCGATCCGATGGCCACGAAGTCGGAGCGGGCCGGCCCTCCCTTCAGGACGGTGTCCGCGCCGGCCCGGGCGGCCTCCTCCTCGGCGGCCGGTGCCTCCCGCATCGCGCAGGCGCTCAGCTCCGCCAGCCCGTCGGGGCGGGCGGCGGTCCGTCCGATCGCTTCGGAGACCCGGCCGATCGACGTGTCGCGCCGGTCCTTCAGCTCGCCCAGCAGCGCGTCCGCCGGCGCCCGGCCGGTGGCGAGCCGCTGGTAGGCCTCGGCGATCTGGGTGTCCAGACCGGCGAGTTCCCGGTCCACCTCGCCGCGCACCTGATCGGGAACCTCGCGCAGCCGCTCGCCGACGTCGGGGCAGTCAATGGTGGCCGTCACCGGCGCCGACCGCGCCGGGTCCTGGCCCGCGGAGGCCACCTGGCCCGCGATCACCACCCCGGCGCCGCCCAGGAGCAGTGCGGACGCCGCGGCGAGCGCCTTGTACAGGGGACGGACCTTGCGTTTGTGCCCTGCACCGTCCCGGCGCGCCGGGCCTTGCGTGGAGTCGTTGTCGTGCATGTGATCACTTCACTTCCTCGGTCGGGTGTCGGTGGGAGGGGCGGGCGCGGGGACGGGGGGAGGGCTGTCCGCGAGACCCTCGAAATC harbors:
- a CDS encoding DUF1996 domain-containing protein, giving the protein MHDNDSTQGPARRDGAGHKRKVRPLYKALAAASALLLGGAGVVIAGQVASAGQDPARSAPVTATIDCPDVGERLREVPDQVRGEVDRELAGLDTQIAEAYQRLATGRAPADALLGELKDRRDTSIGRVSEAIGRTAARPDGLAELSACAMREAPAAEEEAARAGADTVLKGGPARSDFVAIGSVKPNVRRPDPKSGASKGSFSVECGRNDERHLNPDNVIVAPGVSNGAHHMHDYVGNKTTDAFSTNNSLAASATTCTNGDLSTYYWPVLRLRDGKAEQDAGAPGGGQDANVGTILRPKQVTIQFKGSPVSRVTAMPRFLRIITGDAKAFTNGPANANASWSCTGFENRQLKDKYPICPKGTDVVRTFAFQSCWDGKNTDSANHRTHVAFAARDGSCPAGFKAVPQLVQRIVYATPPGARFAVDSFPEQLHKPVTDHGDFINVMPDQLMARAVRCVNGGRTCR